In the genome of Chrysemys picta bellii isolate R12L10 chromosome 19, ASM1138683v2, whole genome shotgun sequence, one region contains:
- the SLC46A1 gene encoding proton-coupled folate transporter isoform X1: MDAASGGGPGRRAWGPWRGGVWPPWPRSSAVPSGRGLPLLRLLPLRAARRAPPAPAMADSPGPAGGGRPRCPRAAPTVEPVLFLGTVALGLQAPLCTQYLWERLGAELGYNGSAASGSPGCGNASGAGDPRQQEVETLASHWNLYINLAGFFVGLFSVTLFGPWSDSVGRRPALILPAVGMALQAAIYLLVMYLRLHVGYFLLGRILCGLMGDYNLILASCFAYVADISDQRSRTFRVAILEACLGVAGMLASIIGGQWRKAQGYINPFWLVFAVSLATALYAALCLQESVKERKPAKLFTLSHYMSVYKLYAAPGYQRSRQKLALYSLTFFLIVTIHFGARDVFVLYELSSPLCWGSDMIGYGSAASYLTYLSSLAGLRALQLCLEDTWVAELGLLSNISGLVVISLASTTPLMFTGDAESQNPGYGILFLSMAATPVIRAKLSKLVDEKDQGALFASVACVEGLCSLVATGVFNSLYPASLHFMKGFPFLFGAIILLVPAALIGWIEISDTTPEYGHFTDAS, from the exons ATGGATGCTGCCAGCGGAGGCGGCCCCGGCCGCCGGGCATGGGGGCCCTGGCGGGGAGGCGTCTGGCCGCCCTGGCCCCGGTCCTCTGCCGTCCCCTCCGGGCGGGGCCTGCCTCTCCTCCGCCTCCTGCCTCTGCGGGCGGCGCGCCGCGCTCCGCCGGCCCCCGCTATGGCCGACAGCCCGGGCCCCGCTGGCGGGGGGCGGCCGCGCTGCCCCCGGGCCGCCCCCACGGTGGAGCCGGTTCTCTTCCTGGGCACCGTGGCGCTGGGCTTGCAGGCCCCGCTCTGCACCCAGTACCTGTGGGAGCGGCTCGGGGCCGAGCTCGGCTACAACGGCTCCGCGGCCAGCGGCTCGCCCGGCTGCGGCAACGCGAGCGGCGCGGGGGACCCTCGGCAGCAG GAAGTGGAGACCCTGGCTTCCCATTGGAACCTCTACATCAACCTGGCAGGCTTCTTTGTGGGTCTCTTCTCGGTGACTCTCTTTGGGCCATGGAGTGACAGCGTAGGTCGGCGTCCAGCGCTTATCCTGCCCGCCGTGGGCATGGCCTTGCAGGCTGCCATCTATCTTCTTGTCATGTACCTGAGGCTACATGTTGGCTACTTCCTGCTTGGGCGCATCCTGTGCGGCCTCATGGGGGACTACAACCTCATCCTGGCCAGCTGCTTTGCCTACGTGGCTGACATCAGTGACCAGCGTTCCCGTACGTTCCGCGTCGCCATTCTGGAGGCGTGCCTGGGTGTGGCAGGCATGCTGGCCAGCATCATCGGAGGGCAGTGGCGCAAAGCTCAGGGCTACATCAATCCCTTCTGGCTCGTGTTTGCTGTCAGTCTTGCCACTGCCCTCTATGCTGCTCTTTGTCTCCAGGAATCGGTGAAGGAGAGGAAACCGGCCAAGCTGTTCACCCTCAGTCACTATATGTCTGTGTACAAGCTGTATGCAGCCCCAGGGTACCAGAGATCCAGGCAGAAGCTCGCTCTCTACTCTCTGACGTTCTTTCTCATTGTCACCATCCACTTTGGAGCCAGGGACGTCTTTGTCCTATACGAACTCagctcccctctctgctggggctCTGATATGATTGGCTATGGCTCAGCGGCTAGTTACCTGACGTACCTGAGCAGCCTGGCAGGGCTGcgggcactgcagctgtgccttgAAGACACCTGGGTAGCGGAGTTAGGATTGCTCTCCAACATCTCGGGCCTGGTTGTGATTTCACTTGCTTCTACAACACCACTGATGTTCACAGGTGATGCTGAATCCCAAAATCCAG GTTATGGCATCCTGTTTCTTTCAATGGCAGCCACTCCAGTGATCCGGGCAAAGCTGTCCAAACTGGTGGATGAGAAAGATCAGG GTGCTCTTTTTGCCTCTGTTGCCTGCGTGGAAGGTCTCTGCTCACTTGTGGCCACAGGAGTGTTCAACTCTCTCTACCCTGCAAGCCTGCACTTCATGAAGGGATTCCCCTTTCTCTTTGGGGCAATCATTCTGCTCGTTCCAGCTGCTCTTATTGG GTGGATAGAAATCTCGGACACCACACCCGAATACGGTCACTTTACAGATGCTTCCTGA
- the SLC46A1 gene encoding proton-coupled folate transporter isoform X2 gives MDAASGGGPGRRAWGPWRGGVWPPWPRSSAVPSGRGLPLLRLLPLRAARRAPPAPAMADSPGPAGGGRPRCPRAAPTVEPVLFLGTVALGLQAPLCTQYLWERLGAELGYNGSAASGSPGCGNASGAGDPRQQEVETLASHWNLYINLAGFFVGLFSVTLFGPWSDSVGRRPALILPAVGMALQAAIYLLVMYLRLHVGYFLLGRILCGLMGDYNLILASCFAYVADISDQRSRTFRVAILEACLGVAGMLASIIGGQWRKAQGYINPFWLVFAVSLATALYAALCLQESVKERKPAKLFTLSHYMSVYKLYAAPGYQRSRQKLALYSLTFFLIVTIHFGARDVFVLYELSSPLCWGSDMIGYGSAASYLTYLSSLAGLRALQLCLEDTWVAELGLLSNISGLVVISLASTTPLMFTGYGILFLSMAATPVIRAKLSKLVDEKDQGALFASVACVEGLCSLVATGVFNSLYPASLHFMKGFPFLFGAIILLVPAALIGWIEISDTTPEYGHFTDAS, from the exons ATGGATGCTGCCAGCGGAGGCGGCCCCGGCCGCCGGGCATGGGGGCCCTGGCGGGGAGGCGTCTGGCCGCCCTGGCCCCGGTCCTCTGCCGTCCCCTCCGGGCGGGGCCTGCCTCTCCTCCGCCTCCTGCCTCTGCGGGCGGCGCGCCGCGCTCCGCCGGCCCCCGCTATGGCCGACAGCCCGGGCCCCGCTGGCGGGGGGCGGCCGCGCTGCCCCCGGGCCGCCCCCACGGTGGAGCCGGTTCTCTTCCTGGGCACCGTGGCGCTGGGCTTGCAGGCCCCGCTCTGCACCCAGTACCTGTGGGAGCGGCTCGGGGCCGAGCTCGGCTACAACGGCTCCGCGGCCAGCGGCTCGCCCGGCTGCGGCAACGCGAGCGGCGCGGGGGACCCTCGGCAGCAG GAAGTGGAGACCCTGGCTTCCCATTGGAACCTCTACATCAACCTGGCAGGCTTCTTTGTGGGTCTCTTCTCGGTGACTCTCTTTGGGCCATGGAGTGACAGCGTAGGTCGGCGTCCAGCGCTTATCCTGCCCGCCGTGGGCATGGCCTTGCAGGCTGCCATCTATCTTCTTGTCATGTACCTGAGGCTACATGTTGGCTACTTCCTGCTTGGGCGCATCCTGTGCGGCCTCATGGGGGACTACAACCTCATCCTGGCCAGCTGCTTTGCCTACGTGGCTGACATCAGTGACCAGCGTTCCCGTACGTTCCGCGTCGCCATTCTGGAGGCGTGCCTGGGTGTGGCAGGCATGCTGGCCAGCATCATCGGAGGGCAGTGGCGCAAAGCTCAGGGCTACATCAATCCCTTCTGGCTCGTGTTTGCTGTCAGTCTTGCCACTGCCCTCTATGCTGCTCTTTGTCTCCAGGAATCGGTGAAGGAGAGGAAACCGGCCAAGCTGTTCACCCTCAGTCACTATATGTCTGTGTACAAGCTGTATGCAGCCCCAGGGTACCAGAGATCCAGGCAGAAGCTCGCTCTCTACTCTCTGACGTTCTTTCTCATTGTCACCATCCACTTTGGAGCCAGGGACGTCTTTGTCCTATACGAACTCagctcccctctctgctggggctCTGATATGATTGGCTATGGCTCAGCGGCTAGTTACCTGACGTACCTGAGCAGCCTGGCAGGGCTGcgggcactgcagctgtgccttgAAGACACCTGGGTAGCGGAGTTAGGATTGCTCTCCAACATCTCGGGCCTGGTTGTGATTTCACTTGCTTCTACAACACCACTGATGTTCACAG GTTATGGCATCCTGTTTCTTTCAATGGCAGCCACTCCAGTGATCCGGGCAAAGCTGTCCAAACTGGTGGATGAGAAAGATCAGG GTGCTCTTTTTGCCTCTGTTGCCTGCGTGGAAGGTCTCTGCTCACTTGTGGCCACAGGAGTGTTCAACTCTCTCTACCCTGCAAGCCTGCACTTCATGAAGGGATTCCCCTTTCTCTTTGGGGCAATCATTCTGCTCGTTCCAGCTGCTCTTATTGG GTGGATAGAAATCTCGGACACCACACCCGAATACGGTCACTTTACAGATGCTTCCTGA